Proteins from a single region of Mus pahari chromosome 2, PAHARI_EIJ_v1.1, whole genome shotgun sequence:
- the LOC110316505 gene encoding anionic trypsin-2, with the protein MSALLILALVGAAVAFPVDDDDKIVGGYTCRESSVPYQVSLNSGYHFCGGSLINDQWVVSAAHCYKSRIQVRLGEHNIKVLEGNEQFVDAAKIIRHPNFSSWTLDNDIMLIKLASPVTLNDRVATVPLPSSCAPAGTQCLISGWGNTLSNGVNNPDLLQCVDAPVLSQADCEASYPGDITNNMICVGFLEGGKDSCQGDSGGPVVCNGELQGIVSWGYGCALPDSPGVYTKVCNYVDWIQDTIAAN; encoded by the exons TTGCTTTCCCTGTGGATGATGATGACAAGATCGTTGGAGGATACACCTGCCGGGAGAGTTCTGTCCCCTACCAGGTGTCCCTGAACTCTGGCTACCACTTCTGTGGAGGTTCCCTCATCAATGACCAGTGGGTGGTGTCTGCAGCCCACTGCTACAAATC CCGCATCCAAGTGAGACTGGGAGAGCACAATATCAAAGTCCTGGAGGGCAATGAGCAGTTTGTCGATGCTGCCAAGATCATCCGGCACCCCAATTTTAGTTCATGGACCCTGGATAATGACATCATGCTGATCAAGCTTGCTTCCCCCGTGACCCTCAATGACCGAGTGGCCACTGTACCTCTGCCCAGCTCCTGTGCACCAGCAGGCACTCAGTGCCTCATCTCTGGCTGGGGCAACACCCTCAGCAACGGTG TGAACAACCCAGACCTGCTCCAGTGCGTGGATGCCCCAGTGCTGTCTCAGGCTGACTGTGAGGCCTCCTACCCTGGGGACATCACCAACAATATGATCTGTGTTGGCTTCCTGGAGGGAGGCAAAGATTCCTGCCAG GGTGACTCTGGTGGCCCTGTGGTCTGCAATGGAGAGCTGCAGGGCATTGTCTCCTGGGGCTATGGCTGTGCTCTGCCAGATTCCCCTGGTGTATACACCAAGGTCTGCAACTATGTGGACTGGATTCAGGACACAATTGCTGCCAACTAG